From a single Kitasatospora azatica KCTC 9699 genomic region:
- a CDS encoding MFS transporter has protein sequence MPPADTEASAAVAADAVPEDLRLRPGQRDFRRSNLALFAAGIATFVLLYSTQGLLPLLSSDLDLTPGQASWTASAATLGLALALLPASALSDRYGRTAVMTWSVLAASVIALALPFAPGLGTLVLLRALQGAALAGLPATAMAYLAEEVHPSALASAMGLYVAGNSIGGMGGRLVAGWAGAAWGWHWGLATSALLALLSVAAFRLLIPTARHFRRTPVDARALATTVGAHLRNPLLLRLYALGLLFMAVFGAVYNTVGFRLIAAPFHLPQSVAASIFVVYLVGTASSASAGRLTARLGRRGALYLAITLTSAGLLISLADSLPCALLGLVLITAGFFAGHATASSAVGRTAQHGRAQASALYLIAYYLGNSLGGTVGADAYHAVGWPGSAAVGLAAMTLAAGVTLYATRQALAARRGRRMSTLPA, from the coding sequence ATGCCTCCCGCCGATACCGAGGCATCCGCCGCCGTCGCGGCGGATGCCGTTCCCGAAGACCTCCGACTGCGACCGGGGCAGCGCGACTTCCGGCGTTCGAACCTCGCGCTGTTCGCCGCCGGCATCGCCACCTTCGTGCTGCTGTACTCCACCCAGGGTCTGCTGCCGCTGCTCTCCAGCGACCTCGATCTGACGCCCGGCCAGGCGAGTTGGACCGCCTCGGCGGCCACCCTCGGCCTCGCCCTGGCGCTGCTGCCGGCCAGTGCGCTCTCCGACCGGTACGGGCGCACCGCGGTGATGACCTGGTCGGTGCTGGCCGCCTCGGTGATCGCCCTGGCCCTTCCGTTCGCCCCCGGCCTCGGCACCCTGGTCCTGCTGCGCGCCCTGCAGGGCGCGGCGCTGGCCGGCCTGCCCGCCACCGCGATGGCCTACCTCGCCGAGGAGGTGCACCCCAGCGCACTGGCCTCCGCGATGGGGCTCTACGTCGCGGGCAACAGCATCGGCGGGATGGGCGGCCGACTGGTCGCCGGCTGGGCCGGCGCCGCCTGGGGCTGGCACTGGGGCCTGGCCACCTCCGCCCTGCTCGCGCTGCTCTCGGTCGCCGCCTTCCGCCTGCTGATCCCGACGGCGCGCCACTTCCGCCGCACGCCGGTGGACGCCCGGGCGCTCGCCACCACGGTCGGCGCCCACCTGCGCAACCCACTGCTGCTGCGCCTCTACGCGCTGGGCCTGCTCTTCATGGCCGTCTTCGGCGCGGTCTACAACACGGTCGGCTTCCGGCTGATCGCCGCCCCGTTCCACCTGCCGCAGTCGGTGGCCGCCTCGATCTTCGTGGTCTACCTGGTCGGCACCGCCTCCTCCGCGAGCGCCGGCCGCCTCACCGCCCGCCTCGGCCGCCGCGGCGCCCTCTACCTGGCGATCACCCTCACCAGCGCCGGCCTGCTGATCTCCCTCGCCGACTCGCTGCCCTGCGCCCTGCTCGGCCTGGTCCTGATCACCGCCGGCTTCTTCGCCGGCCACGCCACCGCCTCCTCCGCCGTCGGCCGCACCGCCCAGCACGGCCGCGCCCAGGCCTCCGCCCTCTACCTGATCGCCTACTACCTCGGCAACAGCCTCGGTGGCACCGTCGGCGCCGACGCCTACCACGCCGTGGGCTGGCCGGGCTCGGCCGCGGTCGGCCTCGCGGCCATGACGCTGGCGGCGGGCGTGACGCTGTACGCAACCCGCCAGGCGCTCGCGGCCCGGCGCGGCCGGCGCATGAGTACGCTGCCCGCATGA
- a CDS encoding type II toxin-antitoxin system VapC family toxin, with translation MGAEVTNRRQRGLLDTCVVIDLPRIDPGRLPVEAAVPAIVLAELAQGVAMTRDPVEMMTRAQLLADVEAEFAAIPFDREAARRYGTLVALTVKANRNPRPRRIDLMIAATAAAQGLPLYTRNVADFRGLEQGVQVIPV, from the coding sequence GTGGGAGCGGAAGTGACCAACCGCCGGCAGCGCGGCCTGCTGGACACCTGCGTCGTCATCGACCTGCCGAGGATCGACCCCGGCCGGCTGCCGGTGGAGGCGGCCGTGCCCGCGATCGTGCTGGCGGAACTGGCCCAGGGCGTCGCGATGACCAGGGACCCGGTCGAGATGATGACGCGGGCTCAGCTCCTGGCCGACGTCGAGGCGGAGTTCGCGGCCATCCCGTTCGACCGCGAGGCCGCCCGCCGCTACGGCACCCTGGTGGCCCTCACGGTGAAGGCGAACCGCAATCCGCGCCCGCGCCGGATCGACCTGATGATCGCCGCCACGGCCGCCGCCCAGGGACTTCCGCTGTACACGCGCAACGTCGCCGACTTCCGCGGGTTGGAGCAGGGCGTCCAGGTCATTCCGGTCTGA
- a CDS encoding VanZ family protein, which produces MRIEDRRRAPAATPPGGAPPLPDVPGADALPAPLRSAGLILLALYFCLLGWLALRQVPTAWAYDTNLTPFASVHRILATGGLRQLLAAPALTAPLGVLLPVAGGRLRTAWFPSFLHAVGSSAMIATAFEVLRTGLAGQVLNVDDILLGVIGAGLAHLLLVPAGRAALRARQVLRATPEPNPEIRIARPGETPGSRIGIRADA; this is translated from the coding sequence GTGCGGATCGAAGATCGACGGCGGGCCCCGGCGGCCACGCCGCCCGGCGGCGCCCCGCCACTTCCGGACGTCCCCGGCGCCGACGCGCTGCCCGCGCCGCTGCGCTCGGCCGGACTGATCCTGCTCGCGCTCTACTTCTGCCTGCTCGGCTGGCTGGCCCTGCGCCAGGTCCCGACCGCCTGGGCGTACGACACCAACCTGACCCCGTTCGCCTCGGTGCACCGGATCCTCGCCACCGGCGGACTGCGCCAACTGCTGGCCGCGCCGGCGCTGACGGCGCCGCTGGGCGTGCTGCTCCCGGTGGCCGGCGGACGGCTGCGGACCGCCTGGTTCCCGTCCTTCCTGCACGCCGTCGGCAGCAGCGCGATGATCGCGACCGCCTTCGAGGTGCTGCGCACCGGCCTGGCCGGCCAGGTACTGAACGTGGACGACATCCTGCTCGGGGTGATCGGCGCGGGCCTGGCCCACCTGCTGCTGGTCCCCGCCGGGCGGGCCGCGCTGCGGGCCCGGCAGGTCCTCAGGGCCACCCCTGAGCCGAACCCCGAGATCCGGATCGCCCGGCCCGGTGAGACGCCGGGGTCGCGGATCGGCATCCGGGCTGACGCCTGA
- a CDS encoding PspC domain-containing protein: MRTLARPRHNRVIAGVCAGIAERFGLTPWTVRLIFLASCLLPGPQFLIYLALWLLLPQEP; this comes from the coding sequence ATGCGTACGCTCGCCCGCCCCCGTCACAACCGCGTCATCGCCGGTGTCTGCGCCGGGATCGCCGAGCGCTTCGGCCTCACTCCGTGGACGGTCCGGCTGATCTTCCTGGCCTCCTGCCTGCTGCCCGGCCCGCAGTTCCTGATCTACCTGGCGCTCTGGCTGCTGCTCCCGCAGGAACCGTGA
- a CDS encoding adenosine deaminase, with translation MEKQIPVPAGTTAPRIPTADQVRRAPKVLLHDHLDGGLRPETIVELAAACGYQGLPTTDPAKLGVWFREAADSGSLVRYLETFAHTCAVMQTREALIKVAADCAEDLAADGVVYAEVRYAPEQHLEAGLTLDEVVEAVNEGFRIGEANARANGDRIKVGTLLTAMRHAARSQEIAELANRFRDAGVVGFDIAGAEAGHPPTRHQGAFDYLKGENNHFTIHAGEAFGLPSIWEALQCCGADRLGHGVRIIDDITVNEDGTVELGRLAAYVRDKRVPLEMCPTSNLQTAAASSYAEHPIGLLSRLKFRVTVNTDNRLMSGTSMSQEFAHLIEAFGYGLDDMQWFTINAMKSAFLPFDERLAMINDVIKPGYAELKSDWLFGSTV, from the coding sequence ATGGAGAAGCAGATCCCTGTCCCCGCGGGCACCACGGCCCCGCGTATCCCCACCGCCGACCAGGTCCGCCGCGCGCCCAAGGTGCTGCTGCACGACCACCTGGACGGCGGCCTGCGCCCCGAGACCATCGTCGAGCTGGCCGCCGCCTGCGGCTACCAGGGGCTCCCCACCACCGACCCGGCCAAGCTGGGCGTCTGGTTCCGCGAGGCGGCCGACTCCGGCTCGCTGGTCCGCTACCTGGAGACCTTCGCGCACACCTGCGCCGTGATGCAGACCCGCGAGGCGCTGATCAAGGTCGCCGCCGACTGCGCCGAGGACCTGGCCGCCGACGGCGTGGTCTACGCCGAGGTGCGCTACGCCCCCGAGCAGCACCTGGAGGCCGGGCTGACCCTGGACGAGGTGGTCGAGGCGGTCAACGAGGGCTTCCGGATCGGCGAGGCCAACGCCCGCGCCAACGGCGACCGGATCAAGGTCGGCACGCTGCTCACCGCGATGCGCCACGCCGCCCGCTCGCAGGAGATCGCCGAGCTGGCGAACCGTTTCCGCGACGCCGGTGTGGTCGGCTTCGACATCGCCGGCGCCGAGGCCGGCCACCCGCCGACCCGGCACCAGGGCGCGTTCGACTACCTCAAGGGCGAGAACAACCACTTCACCATCCACGCGGGCGAGGCCTTCGGCCTGCCGTCCATCTGGGAGGCGCTGCAGTGCTGCGGCGCCGACCGGCTCGGCCACGGCGTGCGGATCATCGACGACATCACGGTGAACGAGGACGGCACGGTCGAGCTCGGCCGGCTGGCCGCGTACGTGCGCGACAAGCGGGTCCCGCTGGAGATGTGCCCGACCTCCAACCTGCAGACGGCGGCCGCCAGCTCCTACGCCGAGCACCCGATCGGGCTGCTCAGCCGGCTGAAGTTCCGGGTCACCGTGAACACCGACAACCGACTGATGAGCGGCACCAGCATGAGCCAGGAGTTCGCGCACCTGATCGAGGCCTTCGGCTACGGCCTGGACGACATGCAGTGGTTCACCATCAACGCGATGAAGTCGGCGTTCCTGCCGTTCGACGAGCGGCTGGCCATGATCAACGACGTGATCAAGCCGGGCTACGCCGAGCTCAAGTCCGACTGGCTGTTCGGTTCGACGGTCTGA
- a CDS encoding Uma2 family endonuclease has protein sequence MSTDAAAFATLRQIADLVSAYGEVEITDRQVSLALPPTAEQHEVARRLGSRLSAQLPRLHPELAVRPSPVVEDPGPGRRYRPDLVVGEAPGPMLLVVEVVSAAGPARDCDAKVRDYAAMGFLNYLLVDPREGTGIVYSQPGYSSREKFAFGDTITVGPWTLDTSGLPSYGPDPA, from the coding sequence ATGAGCACCGACGCAGCGGCCTTCGCCACGCTCCGTCAGATCGCCGATCTGGTCTCGGCGTACGGGGAAGTCGAAATCACCGACCGCCAGGTCTCGTTGGCCCTGCCGCCGACTGCCGAGCAGCACGAGGTGGCCCGCCGCCTCGGCTCCCGGTTGAGCGCCCAGCTGCCCCGTCTCCACCCGGAGCTCGCCGTCCGTCCCAGCCCTGTGGTCGAGGACCCGGGGCCGGGACGGCGGTACCGCCCGGACCTCGTGGTGGGCGAGGCCCCGGGCCCGATGCTGCTTGTGGTCGAGGTGGTCTCGGCCGCCGGGCCGGCCCGTGACTGCGATGCCAAAGTTCGTGACTACGCTGCCATGGGCTTCCTGAACTACCTCCTGGTGGACCCCCGCGAGGGCACCGGCATCGTGTACTCCCAACCGGGCTACTCCTCGCGCGAGAAGTTCGCCTTCGGCGACACCATCACCGTCGGCCCGTGGACACTCGACACCAGCGGTCTGCCGAGCTACGGCCCCGACCCCGCCTGA
- a CDS encoding putative quinol monooxygenase, whose protein sequence is MSERVSVVVTLKVKPGAEDQFRAQAAATEKVSRAEAGCLSYTNFVDPNDPASWVVVEEWADRAALDTHLNSPHLAESLALTVELLAEPPVLKILSEIE, encoded by the coding sequence ATGTCCGAGCGCGTGAGTGTCGTCGTCACACTGAAGGTCAAGCCCGGTGCGGAGGACCAGTTCCGGGCCCAGGCGGCCGCCACCGAGAAGGTCAGCCGAGCCGAGGCAGGCTGCCTGTCGTACACCAACTTCGTGGACCCGAACGACCCCGCCTCCTGGGTGGTGGTCGAGGAGTGGGCGGACCGGGCGGCGCTGGACACCCACCTGAACAGCCCGCACCTCGCCGAGTCCCTGGCGCTCACGGTCGAACTGCTCGCCGAGCCGCCGGTGTTGAAGATCCTGAGCGAGATCGAGTGA
- a CDS encoding LysR family transcriptional regulator has translation MRPMHQSAIIHTVQNEEPKTPADLDAAAPAVLLAPRLAQFAAVARLEHITQAAQLLGMPQPTLSRAIARLEAELGVALLARQGRTVRLTRAGRLLLGPVERALAELARGAQAAREEADPATGRVAFGFLHTMGTDAVPALLRGFRTDHPGVRFQLVQDYVAAMLDRLRAGELDLCLVSPIPDDPELTARPLDEQVLHLAVPADHRLAGRRRIRLAEVAREPFVAVEPGYGLRAITDDFCAQAGFTPRIAFEGEEAETLRGLVAAGLGVALLPPGLVPRPGVVDLAVTAPRTRRAIGLAWVTGRPLTPPAEAFRDFVLSRRGRLLDHG, from the coding sequence ATGCGTCCAATGCATCAATCAGCGATAATCCATACCGTGCAGAATGAGGAGCCGAAGACGCCCGCCGACCTCGACGCCGCGGCGCCGGCGGTCCTGCTCGCCCCGCGGCTGGCCCAGTTCGCGGCCGTCGCCCGGCTCGAACACATCACCCAGGCAGCGCAGTTGCTCGGTATGCCGCAGCCCACGCTGTCCCGGGCGATCGCCCGACTGGAGGCCGAGCTGGGAGTGGCGCTGCTGGCCCGCCAGGGCCGCACGGTGCGGCTGACCCGGGCCGGTCGGCTGCTGCTCGGCCCGGTGGAGCGCGCCCTCGCCGAGCTGGCCCGTGGGGCGCAGGCGGCGCGCGAGGAGGCGGACCCGGCGACCGGGCGGGTGGCGTTCGGGTTTCTCCACACCATGGGGACGGACGCGGTGCCCGCGCTGCTGCGGGGGTTTCGCACCGACCATCCGGGGGTGCGGTTCCAGCTGGTGCAGGACTACGTGGCGGCGATGCTGGACCGGCTGCGGGCGGGTGAGCTGGACCTCTGCCTGGTCTCGCCGATCCCGGACGACCCGGAGCTGACCGCCCGTCCGCTGGACGAGCAGGTGCTGCACCTCGCGGTCCCCGCCGACCACCGGCTGGCCGGGCGGCGCCGGATCCGGCTGGCCGAGGTGGCCCGGGAGCCGTTCGTCGCGGTCGAGCCGGGGTACGGGCTGCGGGCGATCACCGACGACTTCTGCGCGCAGGCCGGGTTCACGCCGCGGATCGCGTTCGAGGGCGAGGAGGCCGAGACGCTGCGCGGGCTGGTGGCCGCCGGGCTGGGGGTGGCGCTGCTGCCGCCGGGGCTGGTGCCGCGTCCGGGCGTGGTGGACCTGGCGGTGACGGCGCCGCGCACCCGGCGGGCGATCGGGCTCGCCTGGGTGACCGGGCGGCCGCTGACGCCGCCGGCCGAGGCGTTCCGGGACTTCGTGCTGTCCCGTCGGGGGCGGCTGCTCGACCACGGGTAG